In Onychostoma macrolepis isolate SWU-2019 chromosome 06, ASM1243209v1, whole genome shotgun sequence, one DNA window encodes the following:
- the hsd17b7 gene encoding 3-keto-steroid reductase, whose translation MKKVVLVTGANSGIGLALCERLLSQDAQLQLCLACRNMQRADAARQALLVSHPQAQVTLLHLDVGNMRSVLRAAEEFKQKYNRLDYMYLNAGIMPNPRVDHKAFYKGLFSSNVVHMFATGEGLLTQEDKVTPNGLQEVFATNLFGHFLLVKELEPLLCQMDHNSLVIWTSSSNAQRSAFSLDDIQHQKGREPYSSSKYASDLLSLALNRHYNNQGLYSSVICPGLVMTNLTYGILPSFFWTFIMPIMWLIRIFTNTFTLSPYNGAEALFWLFMQKPETLDPMAKYHSLTSGLGNNYTKPHKMDVDENVSEALYVKLLELEDTMRKKLRDEDVDIKAKN comes from the exons ATGAAGAAAGTAGTGTTGGTAACCGGTGCAAACAG TGGTATTGGCCTTGCCCTGTGTGAGCGTCTACTAAGCCAGGATGCCCAGCTGCAGCTCTGTCTGGCCTGCAGGAACATGCAGAGAGCTGATGCTGCCAGGCAGGCCCTTCTAGTGTCTCACCCTCAAGCTCAGGTTACTCTGCTGCACTTAGATGTGGGCAACATGCGCTCTGTGCTCAGGGCTGCTGAGGAGTTCAAGCAGAA GTACAACAGATTGGACTATATGTATCTCAATGCTGGTATCATGCCTAATCCCAGGGTAGATCACAAAGCCTTTTATAAAGGCCTGTTTTCTAG TAATGTGGTTCACATGTTTGCCACGGGGGAGGGTCTTCTGACCCAGGAAGATAAGGTCACACCCAATGGTTTGCAGGAGGTGTTTGCCACTAATCTTTTTGGTCATTTCCTTCTG GTGAAAGAACTGGAGCCATTATTGTGTCAGATGGACCACAATTCTCTAGTGATCTGGACGTCCTCCAGTAATGCCCAGCGATCAGCTTTTAGTCTAGACGACATACAGCATCAGAAAGGCCGTGAGCCCTACAGCTCCTCGAAATATGCGTCTGATCTACTTAGTTTAGCCCTAAACCGTCACTACAACAACCAG GGTTTGTACTCCTCAGTGATCTGTCCTGGTCTGGTCATGACTAATCTCACCTATGGCATTCTACCATCATTCTTCTGGACTTTCATCATGCCAATAATGTGGCTT ATTAGGATTTTCACCAACACTTTTACCCTCTCACCTTACAATGGAGCAGAGGCTTTG TTTTGGCTGTTCATGCAGAAACCTGAGACACTGGACCCAATGGCCAAATACCACAGTTTGACCTCTGGGCTTGGAAACAATTACACCAAACCACACAAG atgGATGTTGATGAAAACGTGTCAGAGGCCCTCTATGTGAAGTTATTAGAACTTGAGGATACAATGCGGAAGAAACTGAGAGACGAGGATGTAGATATCAAAGCAAAAAACTAA